A genomic stretch from Methanomassiliicoccales archaeon includes:
- a CDS encoding mechanosensitive ion channel family protein: protein MDICGTMYALEVGNTNWLEEYGWAILAFFALFVVSLYLWSYVSKHFERMKTKEGKYFDADVVEFLARTIKSLIIIFLIFSLIYVASFVSEFFKENIWNYFSGYIIEIIFIIVLLLLTILAGKILRRISKNARIRSLKDGTIHTSAVEFTTLFLSYVLYIIVAAIILFVLISMIPGVDPYTALADFLEKNQAAIVSIFIIILAIYLIVKLIEAILEDYKFRTKRFNPQAIDLFKISLKYALYLVAAFAAIFSFFALMGLELVGFLLVAILFTFIILGIIFSYSTARNIVSGFTIMEINLFDVGDYIKIGENLECEVLEKGLVYTKVKTPEGEIIDIPNQEILGNKIYNYSRSGTYGISLVLEISYDISYEKVEGYVKSAAARVAGIVEKRAPEVIALGINDNKIRYEVVVFTNNPTESRRIRSDLISNLQKIFKQNGVKIA, encoded by the coding sequence ATGGATATTTGCGGCACGATGTATGCTCTTGAAGTCGGAAACACCAATTGGCTCGAGGAGTACGGCTGGGCTATTCTGGCATTTTTTGCTCTTTTTGTCGTTTCCCTCTATCTATGGTCATACGTCTCAAAACACTTTGAGAGGATGAAGACTAAGGAAGGCAAGTATTTTGATGCGGACGTTGTTGAGTTTTTGGCGCGTACGATCAAGTCGCTAATTATTATTTTTCTCATTTTTTCGCTAATCTATGTTGCCTCTTTTGTTTCAGAATTCTTTAAGGAGAATATATGGAACTATTTCTCTGGATACATAATTGAGATCATTTTCATTATCGTTCTTTTGCTTCTCACGATCTTGGCAGGGAAGATTCTACGAAGAATTTCAAAAAATGCGAGGATAAGATCATTAAAGGACGGAACTATTCATACAAGTGCAGTTGAGTTCACAACTTTGTTCTTGAGTTATGTTCTATATATTATAGTCGCCGCAATCATCCTTTTCGTACTCATATCAATGATTCCAGGCGTTGATCCCTACACTGCATTGGCAGATTTCCTTGAAAAAAATCAGGCAGCTATCGTGTCGATTTTTATTATTATTCTCGCTATTTATCTCATCGTCAAATTAATTGAGGCAATTTTAGAGGATTATAAGTTCAGGACCAAACGATTCAATCCACAGGCGATCGATCTTTTTAAGATCAGCTTGAAATATGCGCTTTATCTAGTAGCGGCGTTCGCTGCAATTTTTAGCTTCTTTGCGCTTATGGGTTTAGAACTAGTCGGGTTTCTTTTAGTCGCGATTTTATTCACATTTATCATTCTTGGCATCATCTTTTCGTATTCGACCGCTCGGAATATCGTTTCAGGTTTTACGATTATGGAGATCAATCTTTTTGATGTCGGAGATTACATAAAAATTGGAGAGAATCTTGAATGTGAAGTATTGGAGAAGGGACTTGTATACACGAAAGTAAAAACTCCTGAGGGGGAAATTATCGATATCCCAAACCAAGAAATCCTCGGAAATAAGATCTACAACTATTCGCGATCTGGAACCTATGGCATCTCTCTCGTTCTTGAGATCTCTTATGATATCTCTTATGAAAAAGTTGAGGGCTATGTTAAATCCGCAGCAGCTCGTGTCGCAGGGATCGTTGAGAAGCGTGCACCCGAGGTAATTGCGCTTGGAATCAATGATAATAAAATACGGTACGAGGTAGTCGTGTTTACAAACAATCCGACTGAAAGCAGAAGGATCCGCTCGGATCTTATATCTAATCTGCAGAAAATCTTTAAGCAAAATGGCGTAAAGATCGCGTGA
- a CDS encoding lamin tail domain-containing protein, translated as MSGVAGIEKWLKKRSWSPERSKTGQMAFSLIAVIILLIASVSIVLISNLEERKNDQKMSVDTIQKLIQSADKAANQLEQEAYFLAVDAIKNVAGRDESEINDLFASYLQQYLNNTFPLLIGECQIFVKDLNIHLTFLKMSLQELYPQPYDGNTNYSTDWNGATIPAYFSLRGTYCIVANSTTGDLAKNFEISRPIYLPFPFLHNRFESFSNAISGERSELENIVRYELMALVQDRVLRGYGVGSKHGTFGTENILTERDVENALNLAILLEQRKYLRTLDGAFILSSFLNSSSSDGISSLFDRNISSSIDPAELFLDLFSSREYDLNILLAQTLYAVADVFVLRWLEYFHIIDLCEFIDQIGDVSDLAVSSLINYVFHKDILKESIIKWIQSRLEDAGYPDWSYRYFNYGWPDDMIEIPGRIITLINDFNETRSFYLDGTYPIDFASLDLFSVEIWKEFAVQYRISTCELAETLESFVKSIACSILDKKFLPLVEITGNAMDGNHYHSSLKESLKEAVENGRLEIKQAIDEALNASLLIDKMGEALIDFIDMNWKEIFNRNATVDQAIKSLANAVVNNIVPQLQDFGSESLRIAVNQVYSEIKCSSTWGLRERIEESFDKKVERVIGIFKDVFGHLPSRSSISFFARTLGNLAFGCTEEIPGIEDILMKAILRLLDEMESAFSLRTDPILISLPEMKGFTLLAEDGTTTREVIRVECAFNKERINTNGPPSEIENPYAIEITKPWEYTPSSEFYPNRHLTDLKNLSFSPYVTQWEVSASGSLYLSISSDLDTNPLISSIPLSVGDWVTFNMTFSISVQSGWPLEGVYYESTSTLGKDIVNFLENVWTKISGGVGLIFNIVTHIFSFARTILPTALSYAVKAIQILSDSLQDIITNIVKFFECGTNSALSWVVEKILSLLGEIQFNLTIYGLRFLIAINPLDLALGSTKDILKITSFLSCGETELSISVRFLKIAKGDYDLISNATIANGKWSLDIVIDPLMKIFNHFIEVKGLFGNTSFEFHMPEIIQYKSLRFSLAEVPIIGQFLSRIPLPIPGVVGSIDAGFEMKYNYPVANHVVINEYEQNPPGTDFGREWIELFNPTDYAISLSGWRIETSHGVQKIDTIGDDQILPKSYKIIVLSGQALDNGGERKFPLSECIVLLDSSGHRVDVTPWTTDFYNDDRTWQRAYDGGDRWVFKSESCGRPNGKKTITPSSTEWVRKTLWDAAAQVFADLSLSSTDLNALGTLVKKILHNITERCIRTIGDSIIEFRIFVEIAVSDATSAAKSGFALSLVATGDFIEKALENISSIIVKAIKRVATPGISDSFGKNISSILDDVYVRFEAFGSIGVPELLLSVPLGGTFRFEAIIEANIPAISYALGGYGERMKINLGLRICGVPGLILSPLFNTGTEKNVDIWIFKVSLFPQGL; from the coding sequence ATGTCAGGAGTCGCAGGAATAGAAAAATGGTTGAAAAAGAGATCATGGAGTCCTGAGCGGTCAAAAACTGGCCAAATGGCATTTTCGCTCATTGCAGTGATTATATTGTTGATCGCCTCAGTTAGCATCGTTTTGATTTCTAATCTAGAAGAAAGAAAGAATGACCAGAAGATGTCAGTAGATACTATCCAAAAGCTGATCCAATCGGCCGATAAAGCTGCAAACCAGCTAGAACAGGAAGCCTATTTTCTTGCAGTGGATGCAATTAAGAACGTCGCAGGAAGGGACGAAAGCGAAATCAATGACTTGTTCGCGAGTTATTTGCAGCAATACTTGAATAACACTTTTCCCCTCCTGATAGGTGAATGCCAGATATTCGTCAAGGATTTGAATATTCATTTGACGTTCTTGAAAATGAGTTTGCAAGAGCTTTACCCACAACCATACGATGGGAACACAAACTATTCCACGGATTGGAATGGTGCCACAATACCTGCATACTTCTCATTACGAGGAACTTATTGCATCGTTGCCAACTCGACGACTGGTGATCTCGCAAAGAATTTTGAAATTTCAAGACCGATCTATCTGCCCTTTCCATTTCTCCATAATCGATTCGAATCTTTTTCAAATGCAATCTCAGGGGAACGGAGTGAGCTTGAGAATATTGTTCGGTACGAATTGATGGCGCTGGTGCAGGATAGAGTTCTGCGGGGCTATGGTGTGGGTTCAAAGCACGGCACGTTTGGCACGGAGAATATTCTCACGGAGAGAGATGTTGAAAATGCGTTGAATCTTGCGATACTACTGGAGCAGCGCAAGTACCTGCGAACCTTAGACGGTGCATTTATCCTGTCGTCATTTCTCAATAGCAGCTCATCGGATGGAATATCATCGTTGTTCGATAGAAACATATCTAGCTCGATTGATCCTGCGGAACTCTTTCTTGATTTATTCTCGTCAAGAGAGTATGATTTGAATATCCTGCTTGCTCAGACGCTGTATGCAGTCGCTGATGTGTTTGTTCTGAGGTGGCTAGAGTATTTTCACATAATCGACTTATGCGAATTTATCGATCAAATCGGCGACGTGTCAGATCTTGCTGTTTCATCCTTGATCAATTATGTATTTCACAAGGACATCCTTAAGGAATCGATCATCAAATGGATTCAATCAAGACTTGAAGATGCTGGATACCCTGATTGGTCGTATCGATATTTCAATTACGGATGGCCAGATGACATGATCGAAATCCCCGGTCGAATTATTACGTTAATAAACGACTTCAATGAAACCCGCTCTTTTTATTTGGATGGAACGTACCCTATTGATTTCGCATCTTTAGATCTATTTTCAGTTGAAATCTGGAAAGAGTTCGCCGTTCAATACAGGATTAGCACCTGCGAACTAGCTGAAACGCTTGAGAGTTTTGTGAAATCAATTGCCTGTAGTATTCTCGACAAAAAATTTCTGCCGCTGGTGGAAATCACTGGAAATGCGATGGATGGTAATCACTACCATTCTTCCTTGAAGGAGTCGCTCAAGGAAGCTGTAGAGAACGGCAGATTAGAGATTAAACAAGCGATCGACGAAGCCCTAAACGCTTCTCTTCTCATTGATAAAATGGGCGAGGCGCTGATCGATTTCATAGACATGAATTGGAAGGAGATTTTCAATCGCAATGCTACCGTCGATCAGGCGATTAAATCGCTTGCTAATGCAGTTGTCAACAATATTGTACCTCAATTACAGGACTTCGGAAGCGAATCTCTGCGAATCGCAGTCAATCAGGTTTACTCAGAAATAAAGTGTTCATCAACTTGGGGGCTAAGAGAAAGAATCGAAGAGTCGTTTGACAAAAAAGTGGAGCGGGTTATTGGCATCTTTAAAGACGTATTTGGTCATCTTCCATCACGGAGCTCTATCAGCTTTTTTGCTCGAACTTTAGGAAATCTTGCATTCGGTTGCACAGAAGAAATTCCAGGCATTGAGGATATTCTAATGAAAGCGATTCTTCGCTTACTCGATGAGATGGAGAGTGCCTTCAGCCTAAGAACTGATCCAATTCTAATTTCACTTCCTGAAATGAAGGGATTCACTCTCTTGGCTGAAGATGGGACTACAACCCGCGAAGTCATAAGAGTGGAATGTGCATTCAACAAAGAGAGAATCAATACGAATGGACCCCCGTCGGAAATAGAAAATCCTTATGCTATTGAAATCACAAAACCGTGGGAGTATACCCCATCATCTGAATTCTATCCAAATAGGCATCTCACGGATCTCAAGAACCTTTCATTTTCTCCATATGTCACGCAATGGGAGGTTTCAGCATCTGGTTCACTCTATCTTTCAATTTCATCAGACTTGGATACAAATCCTCTCATTTCATCCATACCGCTGAGTGTTGGTGACTGGGTAACTTTCAATATGACCTTTTCAATTTCAGTCCAGAGTGGTTGGCCGCTAGAAGGGGTCTATTATGAATCAACCTCAACGCTTGGAAAAGATATCGTCAACTTTTTGGAGAATGTCTGGACAAAGATAAGCGGCGGCGTAGGATTAATTTTTAACATTGTAACTCACATATTTTCTTTCGCCAGGACGATTCTTCCAACAGCTCTTTCATATGCTGTAAAGGCGATCCAAATTCTTTCAGATTCACTGCAAGACATCATCACTAACATTGTAAAATTCTTCGAATGTGGGACAAATTCCGCTCTTTCATGGGTTGTCGAAAAAATCCTTTCATTGTTAGGTGAAATCCAGTTCAATTTGACGATTTATGGCCTCAGATTCCTAATCGCAATAAATCCTCTTGATCTCGCACTTGGCTCTACAAAAGATATTCTAAAGATCACATCTTTCTTATCATGCGGAGAGACGGAACTCTCGATCTCTGTGAGATTTTTGAAAATTGCTAAAGGCGATTACGATTTGATTTCCAATGCGACAATCGCAAATGGAAAATGGAGTCTTGATATCGTCATCGATCCACTAATGAAAATCTTCAATCATTTTATCGAAGTGAAGGGTCTATTTGGTAATACCTCCTTCGAATTCCACATGCCAGAAATTATACAGTATAAGAGTTTGCGGTTCTCTCTGGCCGAGGTCCCTATCATTGGTCAATTCCTATCTAGAATCCCTCTTCCAATACCAGGCGTTGTTGGTTCGATTGACGCTGGCTTTGAGATGAAATATAACTATCCAGTAGCAAATCATGTAGTCATCAACGAATATGAACAGAACCCTCCTGGTACGGACTTTGGGCGTGAGTGGATCGAGCTTTTCAATCCCACTGATTATGCGATCAGTCTTTCAGGCTGGAGGATAGAAACCTCACATGGCGTTCAGAAAATAGATACAATTGGTGATGATCAGATTCTCCCGAAATCGTACAAGATAATTGTCCTTTCTGGGCAAGCTTTGGATAACGGTGGAGAGAGAAAGTTCCCTCTGAGTGAATGCATTGTATTGCTGGATTCGTCGGGTCATCGCGTTGATGTAACGCCATGGACAACTGACTTTTACAACGACGATCGTACGTGGCAACGCGCTTATGATGGGGGAGATCGATGGGTGTTCAAGTCGGAGAGCTGTGGTAGGCCGAACGGCAAAAAAACCATTACGCCTTCGAGCACAGAATGGGTAAGAAAAACACTTTGGGATGCCGCAGCTCAGGTTTTCGCTGACCTCTCCCTCTCAAGCACTGACCTCAATGCATTGGGAACATTGGTGAAAAAAATCTTGCACAACATTACGGAAAGATGCATTCGCACAATCGGGGATTCGATAATAGAATTTCGTATATTTGTTGAAATTGCAGTATCTGACGCGACCTCAGCAGCGAAATCTGGATTTGCATTGAGCCTAGTGGCGACGGGAGATTTTATCGAGAAAGCACTTGAGAATATTTCCTCGATCATCGTGAAAGCTATCAAGAGAGTTGCGACACCCGGCATTTCCGATTCTTTTGGAAAAAACATTTCTTCGATCCTCGATGATGTGTACGTTCGATTCGAGGCTTTTGGCTCCATCGGCGTTCCGGAATTGCTATTGAGTGTGCCATTAGGTGGGACATTCCGATTTGAAGCAATCATCGAGGCAAATATCCCCGCGATCTCGTATGCTTTGGGCGGATATGGTGAGAGGATGAAGATTAATCTCGGATTGCGAATTTGTGGCGTGCCTGGTCTTATTCTTTCTCCTTTATTCAATACAGGAACCGAAAAGAATGTCGATATATGGATATTTAAGGTATCCTTATTTCCTCAAGGCCTCTAA
- a CDS encoding TrmB family transcriptional regulator yields MKSERKNQFNLIDLGGDYSEILVSLRRVGLSDYESRAYIALVAQGHGTAEEVARIGGIPRTSSYKTLESLRSKGFVRMNESRPAVFYPVSPTELKKNITEAIGKAFDILENLQGVLSEKGTPQLVYMIMGRDKILAKIGEMLDGATTRFFLSTPSMAPIRTLHSQRFREAVNRGVEVIIVAEPFVKVPDCTRVHRRSDLIATDVISDGRTALIASPDYSICGYSDNPFLVGHLEVFMLSPLHEAHPPEVKP; encoded by the coding sequence ATGAAGAGCGAGAGAAAGAATCAATTTAATTTGATAGATCTCGGCGGCGACTATAGTGAAATATTGGTCTCGCTACGTCGAGTGGGCCTATCCGATTATGAGTCAAGGGCATATATCGCCCTCGTCGCTCAGGGTCATGGTACAGCAGAGGAAGTTGCTCGAATCGGAGGTATACCCAGAACTTCCTCCTATAAGACTTTAGAGAGTTTGAGATCGAAGGGTTTCGTCCGAATGAATGAAAGTAGGCCAGCTGTATTTTACCCAGTTTCACCGACGGAACTCAAGAAAAACATCACAGAGGCGATTGGAAAAGCGTTCGACATTTTAGAGAATCTGCAAGGAGTTCTCAGTGAGAAGGGGACGCCCCAGTTAGTCTATATGATTATGGGAAGAGATAAAATACTTGCAAAAATTGGTGAAATGCTCGATGGAGCTACAACTCGATTCTTTCTGTCGACACCTTCAATGGCTCCCATTCGGACACTGCACTCGCAACGATTTAGAGAAGCTGTAAACAGAGGGGTTGAGGTCATTATCGTTGCTGAGCCCTTTGTAAAAGTCCCAGATTGCACACGAGTTCACAGGCGGTCTGATCTTATTGCGACAGATGTCATATCTGACGGGAGAACGGCGCTTATCGCGTCACCGGATTACTCGATTTGTGGCTATTCCGACAATCCGTTTCTGGTAGGACACCTTGAGGTTTTCATGTTGTCGCCTCTTCATGAAGCGCATCCTCCCGAAGTAAAGCCGTAA